A genome region from Scomber japonicus isolate fScoJap1 chromosome 15, fScoJap1.pri, whole genome shotgun sequence includes the following:
- the LOC128373830 gene encoding E3 ubiquitin/ISG15 ligase TRIM25-like, translating to MAQKDQLDLETISCSICLDLLKDPVTIPCGHSYCMSCIKGFWDGEDQRKIYSCPQCREAFTPRPVLKKSTMFAALVEQLKKTGLQAAPADHCYAGPEDVACDVCTGRKLKAFKSCLQCLASYCKNHLQSHYESPTFKKHKLVEPSKKLQANICSRHDEVMKIFCRTDKKCICYLCTMEDHKGHDTVPAAAERTERQRELEVSRLNIQQRIQHREKDVKLLQQEVKAVSRSADKAVEDSEKIFTELIRLLQKRSSDVKQQIRSQQETEVSRVKELEEKLQQEITELKRKDTELKQLSHTEDHNQFLHNYPSVSQLSEPTDSSSINIRPLRYFEDVTAAVSELRDKLQDILRDKWTNISLTVAEVDILLPQPEPKTRAGFLKYLREITLDPNTAHTELLLSEGNRKVEWTYQQQSYFRHRDRFTNHLQVLSRESLTGRCYWEVERRGWGVFVAVAYKNISRSGEESEFGRNDKSWSLYCSSNSYDFWFNNIKTTVSGPGSSRVGVYLDHRAGILSFYSVSKTMTLLHRVQTTFTQPLYAGLLVSGGATAELCKAAFMTESHDQIKVQTCFIYQEVKLRQSLPLRAEMAQKDQLDLETISCSICLDLLKDPVTIPCGHSYCMSCIKGFWDGEDQRKIYSCPQCREAFTPRPVLKKSTMFAALVEQLKKTGLQAAPADHCYAGPEDVACDVCTGRKLKAIKSCLQCLASYCKNHLQSHFESPTLKKHKLVEPSKKLQENICSRHDEVMKIFCRTDKKCICYLCTMEDHKGHDTVPAAAERTRRQRELEVSRLNIQQRIQHREKDVKLLQQEVKAVSRSADKAVEDSERIFTELIRLLQKRSSDVKQQIRSQQETEMRRVKELQEKLQQEITELKRKDAELTQLSHTEDHNQFLHNYPSVSQLSEHTDSSSINIRPLRHFEDVTAAVSELRDKLQDILRDKWINISQTGTEVDVLLSQPEPEPEPKTRAEFLKYSREITLDPNIANTRLLLSEGNRKVTYTLHPQSYSRHTDRFTDQWQVLSRESLTGRCYWEVERRAGALVYVAVAYKNISRAGSQSLFGCNDKSWSLDCYPNRYGFRFNNIETPVSGPRSSRVGVYLDHRAGILSFYSVSETMTLLHRVQTTFTQPLYAGLCLYNGATAELRKLKETEVISDVMCRML from the exons atggcgcagaaagATCAACTGGACCTAGAAACAATCAgctgttcgatctgtctggatctactgaaggatccagtgACTATTCcttgtggacacagctactgtatgagttgtattaaaggattctgggatggagaggatcagaggaagatctacagctgccctcagtgcagagaggccttcacaccgaggcctgtcctgaagaaaagtACCATGTttgcagctttagtggagcagctgaagaagactggactccaagctgctcctgctgatcactgctatgctggacctgaagatgtggcctgtgatgtctgcactgggaggaagctgaaagccttcaagtcctgtctgcagtgtctggcctcttactgtaagaatcacctccagtctcactatgaatcacctacatttaaaaaacacaagctcGTGGAGCCATCCAAGAAGCTCCAGgcgaacatctgctctcgtcatgatgaggtgatgaagatattctgccgtacagataagaagtgtatctgttatctgtgcactatggaggatcataaaggccacgacacagtcccagctgcagcagaaaggactgagaggcagagagagctcgaggtgagtcgactaaacatccagcagagaatccagcacagagagaaagatgtgaagctgcttcaacaggaagtgaaggctgtcagtcgctctgctgataaagcagtggaggacagtgagaagatcttcactgagctgatccgtctcctgcagaaaagaagctctgatgtgaagcagcagatcagatcccagcaggaaactgaagtgagtcgagtcaaagagcttgaggagaagctgcagcaggagatcactgagctgaagaggaaagacactgaactgaagcagctctcacacacagaggatcacaaccagtttctacacaactacccctcagtgtcacaactcagtgaacctacagactcatccagcatcaatatccgtcctctgagatactttgaggatgtgacagcagctgtgtcagagctcagagataaactacaggacatcctgagggacaaatggacaaacatctcactgacagtggCTGAAGTGGACATTTTACTGCCACAACCAGAACCCAAAACCAGAGCTGGTTTCTTAAAATATTtacgtgaaatcactctggatccaaacacagcacacacagagctgttattatctgaggggaacagaaaagtagaatggACATatcaacaacagtcttattttagacacagagacagattcactaatcatcttcaggtcctgagtagagagagtctgactggacgttgttactgggaggtggagaggagaggatggggAGTTtttgtagcagtcgcatacaagaatatcagcagatcAGGAGAGGAATCTGAATTTGGACgcaatgacaaatcttggtctttataTTGTTCCAGTAACAGTTATGActtttggttcaacaacattaaaactaccgtctcaggtcctggttcctccagagtcggagtgtacctggatcacagagcaggtattctgtccttctacagcgtctctaaaaccatgactctcctccacagagtccagaccacattcactcagcctctctatgctggactatTAGTTAGTGGTGGAGCCACAGCTGaattgtgtaaa gctgcatttatgactgaatcacatgatcagatcaaagttcaaacttgtttcatttatcaggaagtgaaactcagacagtcgttgcctctgagagctgaaatggcgcagaaagATCAGCTGGACCTAGAAACAATCAgctgttcgatctgtctggatctactgaaggatccggtgactattccttgtggacacagctactgtatgagctgtattaaaggattctgggatggagaggatcagaggaagatctacagctgccctcagtgcagagaggctTTCACACcaaggcctgtcctgaagaaaagtACCATGTttgcagctttagtggagcagctgaagaagactggactccaagctgctcctgctgatcactgctatgctggacctgaagatgtggcctgtgatgtctgcactgggaggaagctgaaagccatcaagtcctgtctgcagtgtctggCCTCTTACTGTAAGAATCACCTCCAATCTCACTTTGAATCACCTacacttaaaaaacacaagctggtggagccttccaagaagctccaggagaacatctgctctcgtcatgatgaggtgatgaagatattctgccgtacagataagaagtgtatctgttatctgtgcactatggaggatcataaaggccacgacacagtcccagctgcagcagaaaggactaggagacagagagagctcgaggtgagtcgactaaacatccagcagagaatccagcacagagagaaagatgtgaagctgcttcaacaggaagtgaaggctgtcagtcgctctgctgataaagcagtggaggacagcgAGAggatcttcactgagctgatccgtctcctccagaaaagaagctctgatgtgaagcagcagatcagatcccagcaggaaactgaaatgagacgagtcaaagagcttcaggagaagctgcagcaggagatcactgagctgaagaggaaagacgctgaactgacgcagctctcacacacagaggatcacaaccagtttctacacaactacccctcagtgtcacaactcagtgaacatacagactcatccagcatcaatatccgtcctctgagacactttgaggatgtgacagcagctgtgtcagagctcagagataaactacaggacatcctgagggacaaatggataAACATCTCACAGACAGGGACTGAAGTGGATGTTTTACTGTcacaaccagaaccagaaccagagcccaagaccagagctgagttcttaaaatattcacgtgaaatcactctggatccaaacataGCAAACACAcggctgttattatctgaggggaacagaaaagtaacaTATACATTACATCCACAGTCTTATtctagacacacagacagattcactgatcAGTGGCAGGTACTGAGTAGAGAGtctctgactggacgttgttactgggaggtggagaggagagcaggTGCATTAGTTtatgtagcagtcgcatacaagaatatcagcagagcaggaagtcaATCTCTATTTGGATGTAATGATAAATCTTGGTCTTTAGATTGTTACCCTAACAGGTATGGATTTCGTTTCAACAACATTgaaactcccgtctcaggtcctcgttcttccagagtcggagtgtacctggatcacagagcaggtattctgtccttctacagcgtctctgaaaccatgactctcctccacagagtccagaccacattcactcagcctctctatgctggactttgtcTTTATAATGGAGCCACAGCTGAATTGCGTAAACTGAAAGAGACAGAAGTAATTTCAGACGTCATGTGTcggatgttgtaa
- the LOC128373831 gene encoding E3 ubiquitin/ISG15 ligase TRIM25-like, translating to MAQKDQLDLETISCSICLDLLKDPVTIPCGHSYCMSCIKGFWDGEDQRKIYSCPQCREAFTPRPVLKKSTMLAALVEQLKKTGLQAAPADHCYAGPEDVACDVCTGRKLKAIKSCLQCLASYCKNHLQSHYESPTLKKHKLVEPSKKLQENICSRHDEVMKIFCRTDKKCICYLCTMDEHKGHDTVPAAAERTERQRELEVSRLNIQQRIQHREKDVKLLQQEVKAVSRSADKAVEDSEKIFTQLIRLLQKRSSDVKQQIRSQQETEVSRVKELQEKLQQEITELKRKDAELKQLSHTEDHNQFLHNYPSVSQLSEPTDSSSINIRPLRYFEDVTAAVSELRDKLQDILRDKWTKISLAKTEVVVLLPQPEPKTRAEFLKYSREITLDPNTANTRLLLSEGNRKVDCTGQPQSYSSHTDRFTKCPQVLSRESLTGRCYWEVERRGGLVVCVAVAYKNISRAGDESIFGRNDKSWSLDCYTNSYDFWFNNTKTPVSGPRSSRVGVYLDHRAGILSFYSVSETMTLLHRVQTTFTQPLYAGLYVGRATAELCKLKSEMAQKDQLDRETFSCSICLDLLKDPVTIPCGESYCMSCIKGFWDGEDQMKIYSCPQCRAAFTPRPVLKKSTMLAALVEQLKKTGLQAAPADHCYAGPEDVACDFCTGRKLKAFKSCLVCLASYCENHLQSHYESPTFKKHKLVEPSKKLQENICSRHDEVMKIFCRTDKKCICYLCTMDEHRGHDTVAAAAERTERQRELEVSRLNIQQRIQDREKDVKLLQQEVEAVSRSADKVVEDSEKIFTEVICLLQKRSSDVKQQIRSQQETEVSRVKELQEKLQQEITELKRKDAELKQLSHTEDHNQFLHNYTSLSQLSEPIDSSSIKRRPLRYFEDVTAAVSELRDKLQDILRDKWTNISLTGTEVDVLLSEPEPKTRAEFLKYSREITLDPNTANTHLLLSEGNRKVDCTGQPQSYSSHTDRFTKCPQVLSRESLTGRCYWEVERRGLVIVAVAYKNISRAGEDSVFGCNDKSWSLYCYTNSYVFNFNNIQTPISDPRSSRVGVYLDHRAGILSFYRVSETMTLLHRVQTTFTQPLYAGLLVDGGATVELCKLK from the exons atggcgcagaaagATCAACTGGACCTAGAAACAATCAgctgttcgatctgtctggatctactgaaggatccggtgactattccttgtggacacagctactgtatgagctgtattaaaggattctgggatggagaggatcagaggaagatctacagctgccctcagtgcagagaggccttcacaccgaggcctgtcctgaagaaaagtaccatgttagcagctttagtggagcagctgaagaagactggactccaagctgctcctgctgatcactgctatgctggacctgaagatgtggcctgtgatgtctgcactgggaggaagctgaaagccatcaagtcctgtctgcagtgtctggcctcttactgtaagaatcacctccagtctcactaTGAATCACCTacacttaaaaaacacaagctggtggagccctccaagaagctccaggagaacatctgctctcgtcatgatgaggtgatgaagatattctgccgtacagataagaagtgtatctgttatctgtgcactatggatgaacataaaggccacgacacagtcccagctgcagcagaaaggactgagaggcagagagagctcgaggtgagtcgactaaacatccagcagagaatccagcacagagagaaagatgtgaagctgcttcaacaggaagtgaaggctgtcagtcgctctgctgataaagcagtggaggacagtgagaagatcttcactcagctgatccgtctcctccagaaaagaagctctgatgtgaagcagcagatcagatcccagcaggaaactgaagtgagtagagtcaaagagcttcaggagaagctgcagcaggagatcactgagctgaagaggaaagacgctgaactgaagcagctctcacacacagaggatcacaaccagtttctccacaactacccctcagtgtcacaactcagtgaacctacagactcatccagcatcaatatccgtccactgagatactttgaggatgtgacagcagctgtgtcagagctcagagataaactacaggacatcctgagggacaaatggacaaaaatCTCACTGGCAAAGACTGAAGTGGTTGTTTTACTGCCAcaaccagagcccaagaccagagctgagttcttaaaatattcacgtgaaatcactctggatccaaacacagcaaacacacggctgttattatctgaggggaaccgAAAAGTAGATTGCACAGGACAAccacagtcttattctagtcacacagacagattcactaaGTGTCCTCAGGTACTGAGTAGAGAGtctctgactggacgttgttactgggaggtggagaggagaggaggattaGTAGTTTGTGTAGCAGtggcatacaagaatatcagcagagcaggagatgAATCTATATTTGGacgtaatgacaaatcttggtctttagaTTGTTACACTAACAGTTATGACTTTTGGTTCAACAACACTAAAACTCCCGTCTCTGGTCctcgttcctccagagtcggagtgtacctggatcacagagcaggtattctgtccttctacagcgtctctgaaaccatgactctcctccacagagtccagaccacattcactcagcctctctatgctggactttatGTTGGTAGagccacagctgagttgtgtaaactgAAAT ctgaaatggcgcagaaagATCAACTGGACCGGGAAACATTCAgctgttcgatctgtctggatttactgaaggatccggtgactattcctTGCGGAGaaagctactgtatgagctgtattaaaggattctgggatggagaggatcagatgaagatctacagctgccctcagtgcagagcggcgttcacaccgaggcctgtcctgaagaaaagtaccatgttagcagctttagtggagcagctgaagaagactggactccaagctgctcctgctgatcactgctatgctggacctgaagatgtggcctgtgatttctgcactgggaggaagctgaaagccttcaagtcctgtctggtgtgtctggcctcttactgtgagaatcacctccagtctcactatgaatcacctacatttaaaaaacacaagctggtggagccatccaagaagctccaggagaacatctgctctcgtcatgatgaggtgatgaagatattctgccgtacagataagaagtgtatctgttatctgtgcactatggatgAACACagaggccacgacacagtcgcagctgcagcagaaaggactgagaggcaacgagagctcgaggtgagtcgactaaacatccagcagagaatccaggacagagagaaagatgtgaagctgcttcaacaggaagtggaggccgtcagtcgctctgctgataaagtaGTGgaagacagtgagaagatcttcactgaagTGATCTGTCTCCtgcagaaaagaagctctgatgtgaagcagcagatcagatcccagcaggaaactgaagtgagtcgagtcaaagagcttcaggagaagctgcagcaggagatcactgagctgaagaggaaagacgctgaactgaagcagctctcacacacagaggatcacaaccagtttctacacaactacacctcactgtcacaactcagtgaacctatagactcatccagcatcaagagacgtcctctcagatactttgaggatgtgacagcagctgtgtcagagctcagagataaactacaggacatcctgagggacaaatggacaaacatctcactgacagggactgaagtggacgttttactctcagaaccagaacccaagaccagagctgagttcttaaaatattcacgtgaaatcactctggatccaaacacagcaaacacacatctgttattatctgaggggaacagaaaagtagattGCACAGGACAAccacagtcttattctagtcacacagacagattcactaaGTGTcctcaggtcctgagtagagagagcctgactggacgttgttactgggaggtggagaggagaggattaGTTattgtagcagtcgcatacaaaaatatcagcagagcaggagaggaTTCTGTATTTGGATgcaatgacaaatcttggtctttataTTGTTACACTAACAGTTATGTATTTAACTTCAACAACATTCAAACTCCCATCTCAGATCctcgttcctccagagtcggagtgtacctggatcacagagcaggtattctgtccttctacagagtctctgaaaccatgactctcctccacagagtccagaccacattcactcagcctctctatgctggacttttgGTTGATGGTGGAGCTACAGTTGAGTTGTGTAaactgaaatag
- the LOC128374689 gene encoding tripartite motif-containing protein 16-like, which translates to MEQKNQLDQETISCSICLDLLKDPVTIPCGHSYCMSCIKGFWDAEDQRKIYSCPQCREAFTPRPVLKKNTMLAALVEQLKKTGLQAAPADHCYAGPEDVACDVCTGRKLKAIKSCLQCLVSYCENHLQSHLESTKLKKHKLVEPSEKLQENICSRHDEVMKIFCRTDKKCICYLCTMDEHKGHDTVPAAAERTERQRELEVSRLNIQQRIQDREKDVKLLQQEVEAVSRSADEAVEDSEKTFTQLIRLLQKRSSDVKQQIRSQQETEMRRVKELQEKLQQEITELKRKDAELKQLSHTEDHNQFLHNYPSVSQLSEPTDSSSINIRPLRYFEDVTAAVSELRDKLQDILKDKWTNISRSVTEVDVLLSEPEPEPEPKIRADFLKYSREITLDPNTANTRLLLSDGNRKVTYTLQQQSYSRLHTDRFTEYPQVLSRESLTGRCYWEVEWGGAMVFVAVAYKNINRAGRESVFGRNDKSWSLDCYTNRYDFWFNNIQTPVSGPVSSRVGVYLDHRAGILSFYSVSETMTLLHRVQTTFTQPLYAGLYVGYESTAVLCKLK; encoded by the coding sequence atggagCAGAAAAATCAGCTGGACCAAGAAACAATCAgctgttcgatctgtctggatctactgaaggatccggtgactattccttgtggacacagctactgcatgagctgtattaaaggattctgggatgcagaggatcagaggaagatctacagctgccctcagtgcagagaggccttcacaccgaggcctgtcctgaagaaaaacaccatgttagcagctttagtggagcagctgaagaagactggactccaagctgctcctgctgatcactgctatgctggacctgaagatgtggcctgtgatgtctgcactgggaggaagctgaaagccatcaagtcctgtctgcagtgtctggtctcttactgtgagaatcacctccagtctcaccttgaatcaaccaaattaaagaaacacaagctggtggagccctcggagaagctccaggagaacatctgctctcgtcatgatgaggtgatgaagatattctgccgtacagataagaagtgtatctgttatctgtgcactatggatgaacataaaggccacgacacagtcccagctgcagcagaaaggactgagaggcagagagagctcgaggtgagtcgactaaacatccagcagagaatccaggacagagagaaagatgtgaagctgcttcaacaggaagtggaggccgtcagtcgctctgctgatgaagcagtggaggacagtgagaagaccttcactcagctgatccgtctcctccagaaaagaagctctgatgtgaagcagcagatcagatcccagcaggaaactgaaatgagacgagtcaaagagcttcaggagaagctgcagcaggagatcactgagctgaagaggaaagacgctgaactgaagcagctctcacacacagaggatcacaaccagtttctacacaactacccctcagtgtcacaactcagtgaacctacagactcatccagcatcaatatccgtcctctgagatactttgaggatgtgacagcagctgtgtcagagctcagagataaactacaggacatcctgaaggacaaatggacaaatatCTCACGGTCAGTAACTGAAGTGgatgttttactgtcagaaccagaaccagaaccagagcccAAGATCAGAGCTgatttcttaaaatattcacgtgaaatcactctggatccaaacacagcaaacacacggctgttattatctgatgggaacagaaaagtaacaTATACGttacaacaacagtcttattctaggttgcacacagacagattcactgagtatcctcaggtcctgagtagagagtctctgactggacgttgttactgggaggtggagtggggaGGAGCAATGGTTtttgtagcagtcgcatacaagaatatcaacAGAGCAGGACGTGAATCTGTATTTGGACGAAATGACAAATCCTGGTCTTTAGATTGTTACACTAACAGGTATGActtttggttcaacaacattcaaactcccgtctcaggtcccgtttcctccagagtcggagtgtacctggatcacagagcaggtattctgtccttctacagcgtctctgaaaccatgactctcctccacagagtccagaccacattcactcagcctctctatgctggactttatGTTGGTTATGAATCCACAGCTGTGTTGTGTAAACTGAAATAG